The following coding sequences lie in one Methanohalophilus levihalophilus genomic window:
- a CDS encoding DNA-3-methyladenine glycosylase family protein, translating into MYNIPASDFDLDYTLDCGQVFRWNQEGDWWHGVVKGEIVHAFQDRETESLILDSRLPEDYLYRYFRLDDDLPSIFSDMDKDAYIHEAISKYSGLRLILQEPWECLISYMLATASNIPRIKKTIGTMSRLLGEDLGNGFFSFPEPEALAGCCSDDLCECRMGFRARRLVQAAQRVADGEFDLHAPFEMDYREAKQYLMTIEGIGDKVADCILLFSYDKMEAFPVDTHVEKIVKQYYSDSFGGPYTKTKMAEWGISYFGKYCGYAQQYLFYQRRLEGALGTSL; encoded by the coding sequence ATGTACAACATACCTGCCTCTGACTTTGATCTTGATTATACGCTTGATTGTGGGCAGGTATTTCGCTGGAATCAGGAAGGCGACTGGTGGCATGGTGTCGTCAAAGGCGAAATTGTTCATGCTTTCCAGGACAGGGAAACTGAATCCCTGATTCTGGATTCTCGTCTTCCCGAAGATTATCTTTACCGATATTTCAGGCTTGACGACGATCTTCCTTCCATTTTTTCCGATATGGATAAAGATGCCTACATCCATGAAGCCATTTCCAAATACAGTGGCTTGCGTCTCATTTTACAGGAACCATGGGAATGCCTGATTTCTTACATGCTGGCTACGGCTTCCAATATTCCGCGCATCAAGAAAACCATCGGGACAATGTCACGTTTGCTTGGTGAAGATCTTGGGAATGGTTTTTTTTCTTTCCCGGAACCAGAAGCATTGGCAGGTTGCTGTAGCGATGATTTATGCGAATGCAGGATGGGTTTTCGTGCCAGAAGGCTTGTGCAGGCAGCACAGCGGGTAGCAGATGGGGAATTTGATCTGCATGCTCCTTTTGAGATGGATTACAGGGAAGCAAAACAATATCTCATGACCATAGAAGGAATCGGGGATAAAGTAGCCGATTGTATCCTCCTGTTTTCATACGACAAAATGGAAGCATTTCCTGTTGACACTCATGTCGAAAAAATAGTCAAACAATATTACTCAGACAGCTTTGGAGGACCTTACACAAAAACAAAAATGGCAGAATGGGGTATTTCTTATTTTGGAAAATACTGTGGTTATGCACAACAGTATCTTTTCTACCAGCGACGCCTTGAAGGTGCACTTGGTACCAGTCTCTAA
- a CDS encoding class I SAM-dependent methyltransferase, with protein sequence MKTSSIDWNEVWKEMIQANRKDDNKNRGDCANLWDSRENAERFWKRSCENRERVEKTLDELPLTPDCRVLDIGAGPGSLAIPLSERVSHVTAVEPSRGMLEILQENIERYGVENIDCVNKRWEDLDVGKDLKVPYDIVIASFSLGMPDIKEAIGKMQDASSKYVYLYWFAGETPWDDHSYKLWPLLYGENYTPSPRCDVLYNVLYSMGIYPDMHVFPLGYNNSFSSMDEAFDFFMSRYTIETDQQEKIIRDYLEETLEMQDNRIVENGHSTRVKLWWEKRRTFEI encoded by the coding sequence ATGAAAACGAGTTCAATCGATTGGAATGAAGTCTGGAAAGAGATGATTCAGGCAAACCGCAAAGATGACAATAAAAACCGTGGTGACTGTGCAAATTTGTGGGACAGCAGGGAAAATGCGGAGCGTTTCTGGAAAAGATCCTGCGAAAATCGGGAAAGAGTGGAAAAAACACTGGATGAACTTCCCCTTACTCCGGATTGCAGGGTACTGGATATAGGTGCGGGACCCGGCAGTCTTGCAATTCCACTTTCAGAAAGAGTCTCACATGTAACGGCTGTTGAACCAAGCAGGGGAATGCTGGAAATCCTGCAGGAAAATATAGAGCGCTACGGCGTGGAAAACATCGATTGTGTTAACAAGCGCTGGGAAGATCTGGATGTTGGAAAGGATCTGAAAGTACCCTATGATATTGTTATTGCTTCCTTTTCATTAGGCATGCCCGACATAAAAGAAGCAATCGGGAAAATGCAGGATGCTTCTTCAAAGTATGTATATCTCTATTGGTTTGCAGGTGAAACCCCCTGGGATGACCATTCTTACAAATTGTGGCCTCTCCTTTATGGGGAAAATTACACACCCTCTCCAAGATGTGATGTCCTTTACAATGTACTCTACAGCATGGGAATCTATCCGGACATGCATGTTTTTCCCCTCGGTTATAATAATTCCTTTTCCTCCATGGATGAGGCTTTTGATTTTTTCATGTCCCGATATACCATTGAAACGGACCAGCAGGAGAAAATAATCAGGGACTATCTGGAAGAAACACTTGAAATGCAGGATAACCGCATTGTGGAAAATGGCCATAGTACAAGGGTAAAACTCTGGTGGGAAAAGAGGAGAACTTTTGAAATATAA
- the cca gene encoding CCA tRNA nucleotidyltransferase, which produces MDAIEKRVLERIKPSDEEKIRLENTASYLMKRAKELAIENDISGAELQLVGSAARGTWISGTHDLDIFISFEPSLPRKKLEEYGLLIGRQMAKEAESWEEGYAEHPYTKLKYSGFDVDIVPCYRVESAENIISAVDRTPFHNLFIKEHIGGLENDVLLLKQFMKAGGVYGSELKTGGFSGYLTELLVIHYGSFEDVLQAAASWKPGETIEMVKPKHGFEDSMVVIDPTDPNRNVAAALTTDRFTQFISLSRDYLKSPVENFFQKTEPIPMSDDEIINSFERRNTGFVSICFKTPDIVEDILYPQLFKMQKSVELLLEQHDFRVIKTNVWADEKSVLIAELENINLSNVRKHFGPPVWVQDHSEKFKEKHVNNSNTFSFYIEDGKYVAELPRRFSNAKDLLESELHNCALGKHIKKSIQEGYVILSGKEILQIEEEGYRSQLREFL; this is translated from the coding sequence ATGGATGCGATTGAAAAGCGAGTTCTTGAAAGAATTAAACCTTCTGATGAAGAAAAAATCAGGCTTGAAAACACAGCCTCTTATTTGATGAAAAGAGCAAAGGAACTTGCGATTGAAAATGACATTTCCGGGGCAGAGCTTCAACTGGTTGGTTCTGCAGCAAGAGGAACCTGGATTTCCGGCACCCATGATCTGGATATTTTCATTTCTTTTGAACCTTCACTTCCACGAAAAAAACTTGAAGAATATGGGCTTTTGATAGGTCGACAAATGGCAAAGGAAGCTGAAAGCTGGGAAGAAGGTTACGCTGAACACCCTTATACCAAACTCAAATATTCCGGGTTTGATGTGGACATTGTTCCATGCTACAGGGTAGAAAGCGCAGAGAATATCATCTCAGCTGTCGACAGGACACCATTTCATAATCTCTTTATAAAGGAACATATAGGCGGACTTGAAAACGACGTGCTTCTCCTGAAACAGTTCATGAAGGCCGGCGGAGTGTATGGCTCCGAACTCAAAACCGGCGGGTTTTCAGGATATCTGACCGAACTGCTGGTTATCCATTATGGATCATTTGAGGATGTGCTGCAGGCTGCAGCTTCATGGAAACCAGGTGAGACAATTGAAATGGTGAAACCAAAACATGGTTTTGAAGACTCGATGGTAGTGATTGATCCAACTGATCCTAATCGCAATGTTGCAGCAGCACTTACAACGGATAGGTTTACACAATTTATCTCCCTTTCAAGGGATTATCTTAAGAGTCCTGTAGAAAATTTCTTCCAAAAAACAGAACCAATTCCCATGTCTGATGATGAGATCATCAATTCATTCGAGAGAAGAAATACAGGATTTGTTTCTATTTGCTTCAAAACGCCGGACATCGTGGAAGATATCCTCTACCCGCAACTCTTCAAAATGCAGAAATCCGTGGAACTGCTTTTAGAGCAACACGACTTCCGTGTAATCAAAACCAATGTGTGGGCCGATGAAAAATCAGTACTGATCGCAGAGCTTGAAAATATAAACCTGTCTAATGTCCGAAAGCATTTTGGACCCCCTGTGTGGGTGCAAGACCATTCTGAGAAATTCAAGGAAAAACACGTCAATAACTCCAATACATTTTCATTCTACATTGAAGACGGAAAATATGTTGCAGAACTGCCTCGAAGATTCTCCAATGCAAAAGATTTACTGGAATCTGAACTTCACAACTGCGCCCTTGGAAAACATATCAAAAAGAGTATTCAAGAAGGATACGTAATTCTTTCAGGAAAAGAAATTCTCCAGATAGAGGAGGAGGGTTATCGCTCCCAACTACGGGAGTTCCTGTAA
- a CDS encoding indolepyruvate oxidoreductase subunit beta — MSQTNSAFDLVISGVGGQGAVLVSDIIGKSAVKEGISVRAAETHGMAQRGGSVINHVRIGCELGSLIPCGKAHGMLSLEPAETLRYIADVAEGGIVVMNTCAIYPVTVASGVCGYCDVQSIVAELEKKYNVIAFDGTSLAIQAGSIKALNVVMLGAISRYLPFSEETILESIRSMVPPKTIDVNLKAFRLGREATEE; from the coding sequence ATGAGCCAGACAAATTCTGCTTTTGACCTTGTAATTTCCGGAGTTGGTGGGCAGGGTGCAGTTCTTGTGTCCGATATCATTGGGAAATCTGCAGTGAAAGAAGGTATCAGTGTAAGGGCTGCAGAAACACACGGAATGGCACAGCGTGGTGGGTCTGTCATAAACCACGTTCGCATTGGATGTGAACTGGGCTCTCTTATCCCCTGTGGCAAAGCTCACGGGATGCTTTCCCTTGAACCTGCTGAAACATTGCGTTACATCGCGGATGTTGCAGAAGGTGGCATCGTCGTGATGAACACCTGTGCAATTTACCCGGTGACAGTAGCTTCAGGAGTATGTGGCTATTGCGATGTCCAGTCTATCGTGGCCGAACTTGAGAAAAAATACAATGTAATTGCTTTTGATGGTACATCTCTTGCAATACAGGCAGGCAGCATTAAAGCGTTAAATGTGGTTATGCTGGGTGCAATTTCCCGCTATCTTCCATTTTCAGAAGAGACAATTCTGGAAAGCATAAGAAGTATGGTTCCTCCCAAAACTATCGATGTTAACCTTAAAGCTTTCAGGCTGGGAAGGGAAGCTACAGAAGAATAA
- the iorA gene encoding indolepyruvate ferredoxin oxidoreductase subunit alpha produces MSKSEYMLGNVAIARGIVEGAVDVVSGYPGTPSSEIIGTLSSMKERDFYVEWSVNEKVALEIGAGASMSGARSVVTMKHVGLNVAADPLMTLAYMGVKGGMVIIVADDPSCHSSQNEQDTRRYSVFSMMPCLDPATPQQAKDMIPYAFELSEKFEIPVIFRSTTRISHGKSDIELGEIQEKNREIYFEKNPDRWVMVPKNARVRHPHLLAIQSEIQKELEDSQWNELCLKEGAKIGVIASGVSSAYAEEALEKLGVEASLLKIGTYPIPETMVREILSKTEKVLVIEELEPIVEDMCKVIARDNDLPAKILGKADGLVARLGELNVHVCEKAIADAFGIDAELECPVPTNLELPIRPPAMCPGCSHRGVFHAMKKVFGKDAIFPSDIGCYTLGIQHGTVDTTLCMGASITVASGIYDAGETRPICCTIGDSTFFHTGMNGLLNSVYNKSNITVLILDNRTTAMTGHQENPGMGKTATGDPTVEIDFELLCHGLGAEFVETVDAYDMAAVEDVLQRAKDYEGVSVVIPKRECVISARRGGARFTRYTIIEDTCIGCRKCLSFGCPAIEFDLDAKKAKINAMCTGCGLCVDICPVNAIVEVQK; encoded by the coding sequence ATGAGCAAAAGCGAATACATGCTAGGAAACGTTGCCATAGCCCGTGGAATTGTGGAAGGCGCTGTGGACGTTGTATCCGGGTATCCGGGAACTCCTTCTTCTGAAATTATTGGGACCCTCTCATCAATGAAGGAAAGGGATTTTTACGTAGAATGGTCCGTCAATGAAAAAGTAGCCCTTGAAATTGGTGCCGGTGCTTCCATGTCAGGAGCACGGTCTGTTGTTACCATGAAACACGTAGGGTTAAACGTTGCTGCTGACCCACTCATGACCCTTGCATACATGGGTGTCAAGGGCGGAATGGTTATCATAGTGGCTGATGACCCATCATGCCACTCTTCACAAAATGAACAGGATACAAGACGCTATTCAGTTTTCTCCATGATGCCATGCCTTGATCCTGCAACCCCGCAGCAGGCAAAGGACATGATCCCCTATGCATTCGAATTATCTGAAAAATTCGAAATCCCCGTAATCTTCCGTTCAACCACCCGTATTTCCCACGGGAAATCAGATATTGAACTTGGTGAAATTCAGGAAAAGAACAGGGAGATATACTTTGAGAAAAATCCTGACCGCTGGGTCATGGTTCCGAAAAACGCTCGTGTACGTCATCCTCATCTGCTGGCAATCCAGTCTGAAATCCAGAAAGAACTGGAAGACTCTCAATGGAATGAATTATGCCTTAAAGAAGGAGCAAAAATCGGAGTAATTGCTTCAGGTGTTTCTAGTGCCTATGCAGAAGAAGCCCTTGAGAAGCTCGGTGTCGAAGCATCCCTGCTTAAAATTGGAACCTATCCAATTCCAGAGACAATGGTCAGGGAAATCCTGTCAAAGACAGAAAAAGTGCTTGTAATCGAGGAACTCGAACCAATTGTGGAAGATATGTGCAAGGTGATTGCAAGGGACAATGATCTTCCTGCAAAGATCCTTGGCAAAGCAGATGGATTGGTGGCAAGGCTCGGCGAGCTTAACGTTCATGTTTGTGAGAAAGCAATTGCAGATGCCTTTGGAATAGATGCTGAACTGGAATGTCCGGTTCCAACCAACCTTGAGTTGCCTATAAGGCCTCCTGCAATGTGTCCGGGATGTTCCCACAGGGGTGTATTCCACGCCATGAAGAAAGTCTTCGGCAAGGATGCCATATTCCCCAGCGATATCGGTTGCTACACACTTGGTATCCAGCACGGGACTGTTGACACAACCCTTTGTATGGGTGCAAGTATCACAGTAGCTTCCGGAATCTATGATGCGGGAGAAACCCGTCCAATATGCTGTACCATCGGTGATTCTACTTTCTTCCATACAGGAATGAACGGTCTTTTGAATTCCGTTTATAATAAATCAAATATTACAGTCCTGATTCTGGATAACCGAACCACTGCCATGACAGGACATCAGGAAAATCCGGGTATGGGTAAAACCGCTACAGGTGATCCAACTGTAGAAATTGATTTCGAACTACTCTGTCATGGATTGGGCGCTGAATTCGTGGAAACGGTTGATGCCTATGATATGGCAGCTGTAGAGGACGTTTTGCAAAGGGCAAAAGACTATGAAGGTGTTTCCGTAGTCATTCCAAAACGCGAATGTGTGATTTCCGCCAGAAGAGGTGGAGCTCGCTTTACACGTTATACTATTATCGAGGATACCTGCATTGGTTGTCGCAAATGCCTTAGTTTCGGCTGCCCTGCAATTGAATTCGATCTGGATGCTAAGAAAGCGAAGATCAATGCCATGTGTACTGGATGTGGGCTGTGTGTCGACATATGTCCGGTCAATGCAATTGTGGAGGTCCAAAAATGA
- a CDS encoding winged helix-turn-helix transcriptional regulator: MVDFACKEFRIDEVIKCALALTRADMKIMDHFIRKPEEWHTTDSIAKETSLDLSTVQRSVKKLHEKGVLTKSQNNLDKGGYTYIYMLKDKNEIKKIIMEIVYKWAKKVENELENW; the protein is encoded by the coding sequence ATGGTTGATTTTGCCTGCAAAGAGTTCCGGATTGATGAAGTGATAAAATGTGCTCTGGCACTTACCCGTGCAGATATGAAAATAATGGACCACTTTATAAGAAAGCCTGAGGAATGGCATACCACTGACTCAATCGCAAAAGAAACCAGTCTTGATCTTTCCACTGTCCAGCGCTCTGTGAAAAAACTGCACGAGAAAGGAGTGCTGACAAAATCCCAGAATAATCTGGACAAAGGAGGATATACCTACATCTACATGCTGAAAGACAAAAACGAGATTAAGAAAATCATTATGGAAATTGTCTATAAGTGGGCCAAGAAAGTAGAAAACGAACTGGAAAACTGGTAA
- a CDS encoding WD40 repeat domain-containing protein has protein sequence MVLSGVLLGEASDKLEPIQISYNYGGSLKTIDYSSDGRHIAAGYGAEFTEGHVMLWDTIEGKPLSFTPELLEQDRLMELLGTEPYGVKEVVFSPDGKYLLSCSSRFNSLEDELLGTHLTLYDVESRNVVRTHDLPESYAWEVAFSPDGETYAALYEMDQESETSTIYLWDVETGKVANTISSNNFGAISLAFSPDGEQLVVSFLNHKNPDRIVFFDLESGNSEKIIEEQSVADLEFSADGSVLAARSRHYDEAIVWDSTSGEELHRIINFGHPEDIALSGDGKYLVGVGMRLMAWNISSQKKLLDIWDRDQLEGYNSIDFSDDNNYVAVGVDLEEDSKYGIGGEAWREAFGTSAFYSEVPFLKGSIFIYDFQDIKENEHHTSLKDLPEMIPQNILFILLGLSFVIILLVGKRFKH, from the coding sequence TTGGTTCTATCAGGAGTTTTGTTAGGAGAAGCTTCAGATAAACTGGAGCCAATCCAAATTTCATACAATTATGGGGGCAGTCTCAAAACCATTGACTATTCTTCTGACGGTAGACATATTGCAGCAGGATATGGGGCTGAATTTACTGAGGGCCATGTGATGCTCTGGGATACAATTGAAGGAAAGCCGCTATCCTTTACTCCAGAGTTACTTGAGCAAGACAGGTTAATGGAATTGCTTGGGACTGAACCATATGGGGTTAAGGAAGTAGTATTTTCTCCAGATGGTAAATACTTGCTATCTTGTTCTTCTCGTTTTAATTCTCTTGAAGATGAACTTCTAGGAACACATTTAACGCTATATGATGTGGAAAGTAGGAATGTTGTTCGAACCCATGATTTGCCAGAATCATATGCATGGGAGGTTGCTTTTTCTCCGGATGGGGAAACTTATGCTGCGTTATATGAGATGGATCAAGAATCGGAAACCTCCACAATCTATCTGTGGGATGTAGAAACCGGGAAAGTTGCCAACACTATTTCAAGTAATAATTTTGGAGCTATTTCCCTTGCTTTTAGTCCGGATGGAGAACAACTTGTTGTAAGTTTTCTGAATCACAAAAATCCCGATAGGATAGTCTTTTTTGATCTTGAAAGTGGAAATTCAGAAAAAATAATCGAAGAGCAATCTGTTGCTGATCTCGAATTTTCTGCAGATGGAAGTGTGCTTGCAGCCCGCAGTCGCCACTATGACGAAGCAATTGTCTGGGATTCCACTTCCGGTGAAGAGTTGCATCGGATAATCAATTTTGGACATCCGGAGGACATCGCTCTTTCAGGAGATGGGAAATATTTAGTTGGTGTTGGGATGAGGCTGATGGCATGGAACATCTCTTCGCAAAAAAAGCTGCTGGATATTTGGGATCGCGATCAACTTGAAGGTTACAATAGCATCGATTTTTCTGATGACAACAACTATGTGGCAGTTGGTGTAGATTTAGAGGAGGATTCAAAATATGGGATAGGTGGAGAAGCTTGGAGAGAAGCTTTTGGAACATCTGCATTTTACAGTGAAGTACCATTTTTAAAAGGTTCTATTTTCATCTATGATTTTCAGGATATAAAAGAAAATGAACACCATACAAGCTTGAAAGATCTGCCTGAGATGATTCCTCAAAATATTTTGTTTATTCTGCTTGGATTGTCGTTCGTAATTATTTTGTTAGTAGGAAAACGGTTTAAACATTAA
- a CDS encoding carboxymuconolactone decarboxylase family protein: MDSIADEVKQVKGFMPRAIRYAKSMDDDFGEAVAGFYKSVWAEREGGLSLKEKHLLVFTVACANNNSESAVKILERLRKFDASRTEILDAMMIAAWTGGIQNFTDFSSVVLKQMEKIGIE, from the coding sequence ATGGATTCAATTGCAGATGAGGTAAAACAGGTCAAAGGTTTCATGCCACGTGCCATAAGGTACGCAAAGAGCATGGACGATGACTTCGGGGAAGCAGTCGCTGGCTTTTACAAATCTGTATGGGCTGAAAGGGAAGGTGGTCTGTCACTTAAGGAAAAACACCTCCTTGTTTTCACAGTTGCCTGTGCCAACAACAACTCTGAAAGTGCTGTCAAGATTCTGGAGCGTCTCAGGAAATTTGACGCAAGCCGGACTGAAATCCTTGATGCAATGATGATTGCAGCATGGACTGGTGGAATCCAGAATTTCACAGATTTTAGCAGCGTTGTGCTTAAGCAAATGGAAAAGATTGGAATCGAATAA
- a CDS encoding desulfoferrodoxin family protein, giving the protein MEIGELLKGKLSEGKEKHVPVIDIGKSHGSEVEDLVTVTVGKEVAHPNTVEHHIAWLELYGVKDDGQVVDIGRAEFGPSYTAPLARFKVDVAGFKGFFALSYCNIHGLWQNVVEL; this is encoded by the coding sequence ATGGAAATTGGAGAATTATTGAAAGGGAAGCTTTCCGAAGGTAAAGAGAAACACGTACCGGTAATAGATATCGGGAAATCCCATGGATCTGAAGTTGAAGACCTTGTTACTGTTACTGTAGGCAAGGAAGTTGCTCACCCTAACACTGTTGAACACCACATCGCATGGCTTGAACTATATGGTGTAAAGGATGATGGTCAGGTTGTAGATATTGGTCGTGCTGAATTTGGTCCTTCCTACACTGCTCCACTTGCGCGTTTCAAGGTTGATGTTGCTGGCTTCAAGGGATTCTTTGCTCTTTCCTACTGTAATATCCACGGCCTCTGGCAGAATGTGGTTGAGCTTTAA
- a CDS encoding WD40 repeat domain-containing protein — MVILTCLASSGVLLGQASDAPQPVLVSYNYERTVNAIDHSPDDRYIAVGLAGGYVRVWDIVEGEDIFDPVGLYEKDRMMQLLSKEPYDITDIEFSPNGKYLLVSSSEYDYLNNEFIGSRLVVYDVDNWEVVRAHDMDSTKVWDVAFSPDSNTYASPFKMDNGNGNDHSTIALWDTKTGEVSQNFISNNYEPYSIAFTPDGNFLVVSFINNIDSDRIVFFDLNNGEIEKTIKHQSVSDLQFSDDGSFFVGGSDRYDEAIAWNTSSGEELYRFKGFSSPPDGISLSTKGDFLVGVDNRKVMVWNVTSKQLLMDSFIDSDIRNSKCVDFSSDDSYIAVGARVADDSDYKINNSLYSRAIQSGADSRQLKSRFSHGDGMVFVYDFQEISQRGHFNKFLGIVRESQLKSIYEFFDFGKYAIFALALVIIVARKLKKK, encoded by the coding sequence ATGGTTATTCTTACTTGTTTAGCTTCATCAGGAGTTCTTCTAGGGCAGGCTTCAGATGCACCTCAACCCGTTCTAGTTTCATACAACTATGAAAGAACAGTAAATGCAATAGATCATTCTCCTGATGATAGATATATTGCAGTAGGTCTTGCAGGAGGCTATGTCAGGGTTTGGGATATTGTTGAGGGAGAAGATATTTTTGATCCTGTCGGATTATATGAAAAAGATAGGATGATGCAGCTTCTTTCAAAAGAACCGTATGATATTACAGATATTGAATTCTCTCCAAACGGAAAGTATCTACTTGTGAGTTCGTCAGAATATGACTATCTAAATAACGAATTTATCGGTTCACGTTTGGTAGTATATGATGTTGACAACTGGGAAGTTGTACGAGCCCATGATATGGACAGTACAAAGGTGTGGGATGTCGCTTTTTCTCCTGACAGTAATACTTATGCAAGTCCTTTTAAAATGGATAATGGGAATGGAAATGATCATTCTACTATAGCGTTGTGGGATACAAAAACAGGTGAAGTTTCTCAAAACTTCATAAGTAATAATTATGAACCATATTCAATTGCATTTACTCCCGATGGGAATTTCCTTGTTGTTAGTTTCATAAATAACATTGACTCAGATAGGATAGTTTTTTTTGATTTAAACAACGGGGAAATAGAAAAAACAATCAAGCATCAATCAGTTTCAGACTTGCAGTTTTCTGATGATGGGTCCTTTTTTGTTGGAGGAAGCGATCGCTATGATGAAGCAATTGCTTGGAATACTTCATCTGGTGAAGAATTGTATCGTTTCAAGGGCTTTTCTTCTCCCCCAGATGGTATTTCCTTATCCACAAAAGGAGATTTCTTGGTCGGTGTTGACAACCGAAAAGTGATGGTTTGGAATGTAACTTCGAAACAACTATTAATGGATTCGTTTATCGATTCTGACATCCGCAATTCAAAATGCGTTGATTTCTCTTCAGATGATTCTTACATTGCAGTTGGAGCAAGGGTGGCTGATGATTCGGACTACAAAATAAACAACTCTCTTTATTCAAGAGCCATCCAAAGTGGTGCTGATTCTCGGCAACTAAAAAGCCGATTTTCACATGGAGATGGCATGGTATTTGTTTACGATTTTCAAGAGATAAGTCAAAGAGGGCATTTCAACAAATTTTTAGGCATTGTAAGGGAGTCGCAGCTTAAATCGATTTATGAGTTTTTTGATTTTGGCAAATATGCTATTTTTGCTCTTGCTCTGGTTATCATTGTTGCTAGAAAACTGAAAAAGAAATGA
- a CDS encoding YgaP family membrane protein yields the protein MKLDEVLLAENVGGYDLFLRAIIGPALLIALAMDLIETSPWNWIAAIIAFGSIFSGITRHCTPYYFLGINTAKK from the coding sequence ATGAAACTCGATGAGGTTCTTCTGGCAGAAAATGTGGGCGGATACGATCTGTTCCTGAGAGCAATAATCGGCCCGGCTTTGCTCATAGCTCTTGCTATGGATTTAATAGAAACATCGCCGTGGAACTGGATTGCAGCGATTATAGCATTTGGAAGCATTTTTTCAGGAATAACCCGTCACTGCACACCGTACTACTTTTTGGGAATAAATACTGCGAAGAAATAA
- a CDS encoding 4Fe-4S binding protein, with the protein MLKITPYLWIIVLIAAIGGLWYPILGYMMLVVMVTLLTTSVFRGRWFCGNLCPRGSLYDFVLGKFSRKQNIPKILSSLWIRVPAIVFMMSLMVNRLSIALTTQNTFEKVGTIFASMCLTTTIVATLMGGYFSSRTWCTVCPMGTMQRIIGGKKHQLKMVHDACVNCKKCEKICPMQLSVREIGNNPDCIKCNRCVEACPKDALYF; encoded by the coding sequence ATGCTTAAAATTACTCCTTATCTCTGGATTATCGTACTGATTGCAGCCATCGGAGGGCTCTGGTATCCCATACTCGGATACATGATGCTGGTCGTAATGGTTACACTGCTTACAACAAGTGTTTTCCGTGGAAGATGGTTCTGTGGAAACCTCTGCCCCAGAGGAAGTCTTTACGATTTCGTGCTCGGCAAATTTTCGAGAAAACAGAACATACCAAAAATCCTCTCAAGTCTCTGGATAAGGGTTCCTGCAATCGTCTTCATGATGAGCCTCATGGTCAACAGGCTTTCCATCGCCCTCACAACACAGAATACCTTTGAGAAGGTCGGAACAATCTTCGCATCAATGTGCCTTACAACGACGATTGTTGCAACACTTATGGGAGGCTATTTCAGCTCAAGAACATGGTGTACAGTTTGTCCCATGGGTACCATGCAACGAATCATCGGCGGTAAGAAACATCAGCTCAAAATGGTACATGATGCCTGCGTAAATTGCAAGAAATGTGAGAAGATCTGCCCAATGCAGCTTTCTGTCAGGGAAATAGGGAACAATCCGGATTGCATCAAGTGCAACCGGTGCGTGGAAGCGTGCCCGAAGGATGCTCTGTATTTCTGA
- a CDS encoding ferritin, with translation MLSEKMTEALNGQINKEIYSAYLYMAMSAHSTYTGLDGFANWFMVQYQEEMTHAMRIYNYLKDQGARIELQAIEQPPVEFGTPLDMFEKTLAHEQFVTKSINDLVTLANEEKDYATSIFLQWFITEQIEEESNDNEIIGKLKLAGEDGNGLFMIDKELGTRVFVPPATEGQ, from the coding sequence ATGTTAAGCGAGAAAATGACTGAAGCATTAAATGGCCAGATAAATAAGGAGATATATTCGGCATATCTCTACATGGCAATGTCAGCTCACAGCACATATACAGGCCTTGATGGGTTTGCAAACTGGTTTATGGTACAATATCAGGAAGAAATGACCCATGCAATGAGAATTTATAACTATCTGAAAGATCAGGGTGCAAGGATTGAACTTCAGGCTATCGAGCAGCCTCCGGTAGAATTTGGCACTCCGCTTGACATGTTTGAGAAAACACTGGCACATGAGCAGTTTGTCACAAAATCGATCAACGATCTTGTAACTCTTGCAAATGAAGAGAAGGACTATGCTACAAGTATTTTCCTCCAGTGGTTCATTACTGAACAAATAGAAGAGGAAAGTAACGATAATGAGATAATAGGCAAGTTAAAACTGGCAGGTGAAGATGGTAACGGTCTTTTCATGATCGATAAGGAACTGGGTACAAGAGTATTCGTTCCGCCGGCAACAGAAGGACAATAA